In Streptomyces sp. NBC_00483, a single window of DNA contains:
- a CDS encoding pentapeptide repeat-containing protein yields the protein MSDRHGGAGRAAGQASAKGSAKVKKARRPQVRLPPLAPWAGRGLEPDGDYDGVEFRDVDFAGQEGIGARFMDCALAACALDEAGLARARFIDSVLTDVRGVGTDLAEATLRDVEVVDARLGGVQLHGAALERVVIRGGKIDYLNLRKARLKDVVFDGCVLVEPDFGGARLERVEFAGCVLKGADFSAATLADVDLRDAAELGIARGVDRLGGAVISPAQLMDLAGVFAAELGVRVE from the coding sequence ATGAGCGACAGGCATGGTGGTGCGGGCCGGGCTGCGGGACAGGCCTCGGCCAAAGGTTCGGCGAAGGTGAAGAAGGCGCGGCGGCCCCAGGTGCGGCTGCCTCCGTTGGCGCCGTGGGCGGGGCGCGGCCTCGAACCCGACGGGGACTACGACGGGGTGGAGTTCCGGGACGTCGACTTCGCCGGGCAGGAGGGGATCGGGGCGCGGTTCATGGACTGCGCGCTGGCGGCGTGCGCGCTCGACGAGGCGGGTCTCGCGCGGGCCAGATTCATCGACTCCGTGCTGACTGACGTACGAGGTGTGGGCACGGACCTGGCGGAGGCGACGCTGCGGGACGTGGAGGTGGTCGACGCCCGGCTCGGCGGGGTGCAGCTGCACGGGGCGGCGCTGGAGCGGGTGGTGATCAGGGGCGGGAAGATCGACTACCTGAACCTGCGGAAGGCGCGCCTCAAGGACGTCGTGTTCGACGGATGCGTGCTCGTGGAGCCGGACTTCGGGGGCGCGCGCCTGGAGCGCGTGGAGTTCGCGGGCTGCGTGCTGAAGGGCGCCGACTTCTCGGCGGCGACCCTGGCGGACGTCGACCTGCGGGACGCGGCGGAGCTGGGGATCGCGCGGGGCGTGGACAGGCTGGGCGGCGCGGTGATCTCACCGGCCCAACTCATGGATCTGGCCGGGGTGTTCGCGGCGGAGCTGGGGGTGCGGGTGGAGTAG
- a CDS encoding response regulator transcription factor, whose product MTQPIRILLCDDHVVVRAGLLALLDSAAGIEVVGEAGTGEEAIALAAQLRPDVVLMDLQLGEGMDGVETTRRLTTDPDTPAAGHRPHVLVLTTYDTDADITRAIEAGATGYLLKAERPEELFAAIHAAAEGRTALSAPVASRVMANMRKPRPTLTDRERDILAQLAHGLGNREIAKALFISEATVKTHLGRIYDKLGVDTRAGAVSVAKEQRLLP is encoded by the coding sequence ATGACCCAGCCCATCCGCATCCTCCTCTGTGACGACCACGTCGTCGTTCGTGCCGGGTTGTTGGCGTTGCTCGACAGTGCGGCGGGCATCGAGGTCGTCGGGGAGGCCGGTACCGGGGAGGAGGCGATCGCGCTCGCCGCGCAGCTCCGGCCCGACGTCGTCCTCATGGACCTGCAACTGGGCGAGGGCATGGACGGCGTGGAGACGACCCGCCGCCTCACCACCGACCCGGACACCCCGGCCGCCGGGCACCGCCCCCACGTCCTCGTTCTGACCACGTACGACACCGACGCCGACATCACCCGCGCCATCGAGGCGGGCGCGACGGGCTATCTGCTCAAGGCGGAGCGGCCCGAGGAGCTGTTCGCCGCGATCCACGCGGCCGCGGAGGGCCGCACCGCGCTGTCCGCCCCGGTGGCCAGCCGCGTCATGGCCAATATGCGCAAGCCGCGGCCCACCCTCACCGACCGCGAGCGCGACATCCTCGCCCAGCTGGCGCACGGCCTCGGCAACCGGGAGATCGCCAAGGCCCTGTTCATCAGCGAGGCCACGGTCAAGACCCACCTGGGCCGCATCTACGACAAGCTCGGCGTGGACACCCGGGCCGGCGCCGTCTCGGTCGCGAAGGAGCAGCGCCTGCTGCCGTGA
- a CDS encoding sensor histidine kinase: protein MHAAFFLLLAVALARFLLRHPHGTRTPWIIALSVVVALLYGAGLVRGLAERATAGQRVWLTLVVVVWVVLVVLAPSFAWCAVPLFYTGLRTLPTRPALVLVGLLAVLVILAQLRLAGRWDPDLVLGPPAVVVIATAVFLQMKRQAARQRDLIDDLIRTRRELAASERREGTLAERQRLSMEIHDTLAQGLSSQQMLLQAAQRVWEADPGKARAHVGTAASIAEHNLTEARRFVHDLAPADLARGLTEALRAVAARESGDRLTVQVRVDDDGRADRLPDRVQSALLRIAQGALANVREHSGARSAALTLTLLDDQVVLDVADDGRGFDPAALPAGASGVRGHGLPAIRARVRQLGGTLSLESAPGEGAVVSAAIPLSPRGP from the coding sequence ATGCACGCCGCGTTCTTCCTGCTGCTCGCCGTGGCCCTGGCCCGCTTCCTGCTGCGCCACCCGCACGGCACGCGCACCCCGTGGATCATCGCGCTCTCCGTGGTCGTGGCCCTGCTGTACGGGGCCGGGCTCGTGCGGGGACTCGCGGAGCGGGCCACGGCGGGGCAACGGGTGTGGCTGACGCTGGTGGTCGTGGTGTGGGTGGTGCTCGTGGTGCTCGCGCCGAGCTTCGCGTGGTGCGCGGTACCGCTCTTCTACACGGGCCTGCGTACGTTGCCGACCCGCCCCGCGCTCGTCCTGGTGGGGCTCCTGGCGGTGCTCGTCATCCTCGCCCAACTGCGGCTCGCCGGCCGCTGGGACCCGGACCTGGTGCTCGGCCCGCCGGCCGTCGTGGTGATCGCCACCGCCGTGTTCCTGCAGATGAAACGGCAGGCCGCGCGCCAGCGGGACCTCATCGACGACCTGATCCGCACCCGCCGCGAACTCGCCGCGTCCGAACGCCGCGAGGGCACGCTCGCCGAGCGGCAGCGGCTCTCCATGGAGATCCACGACACCCTCGCGCAGGGCCTGTCCAGCCAGCAGATGCTGTTGCAGGCGGCGCAGCGGGTGTGGGAGGCCGACCCCGGCAAGGCCCGCGCCCATGTCGGCACGGCCGCGTCGATCGCCGAGCACAACCTCACCGAGGCGCGCCGCTTCGTGCACGATCTGGCGCCCGCCGACCTGGCGCGTGGTCTGACGGAGGCGTTGCGGGCCGTGGCCGCGCGGGAGTCCGGCGACCGGCTCACCGTCCAGGTCCGCGTCGACGACGACGGGCGCGCGGACCGGCTGCCCGACCGGGTGCAGTCGGCGCTGCTGCGGATCGCGCAGGGCGCGCTGGCCAACGTACGGGAGCACTCCGGGGCCCGGAGCGCGGCGCTCACGCTGACGTTGCTCGACGACCAGGTCGTGCTGGACGTCGCCGACGACGGGCGGGGGTTCGATCCGGCCGCGCTTCCCGCGGGGGCCTCCGGCGTGCGGGGACACGGGCTTCCGGCGATCCGGGCGCGGGTGCGGCAGCTGGGTGGGACGTTGTCGCTCGAGTCCGCGCCGGGGGAGGGAGCGGTGGTCTCCGCCGCGATTCCGTTGTCGCCACGGGGGCCGTAG
- a CDS encoding GlcG/HbpS family heme-binding protein, with translation MQHAKKISKRTRVVTGTTLAAAIALGGFGAYSASAADAEPAAQAAAAKPAAAKAGNTFESKHLTVGAATDAAEAVLKAAKKENQKVSVAVVDRNGNTIVELRGDGAGPQSPESAVKKAYTAVSWNAPTSELTKRLEQTPNLKDIPGTLFLAGGAPVVSDGGPIAGIGVAGAPSGDQDEKFAQAGVATLK, from the coding sequence ATGCAGCACGCCAAGAAGATCTCGAAGCGCACCCGCGTCGTCACCGGCACCACCCTCGCCGCCGCCATCGCTCTCGGCGGGTTCGGCGCGTACTCGGCGAGCGCCGCGGACGCGGAGCCGGCCGCGCAGGCCGCCGCTGCCAAGCCCGCTGCCGCGAAGGCCGGCAACACCTTCGAGTCCAAGCACCTCACCGTGGGCGCCGCGACCGACGCCGCGGAGGCCGTCCTGAAGGCCGCGAAGAAGGAGAACCAGAAGGTCTCCGTCGCCGTCGTCGACCGCAACGGCAACACGATCGTCGAGCTGCGTGGTGACGGTGCGGGGCCGCAGTCGCCGGAGTCCGCCGTGAAGAAGGCGTACACCGCGGTGTCCTGGAACGCGCCCACGTCCGAGCTGACGAAGCGGCTCGAGCAGACGCCGAACCTGAAGGACATCCCCGGCACGTTGTTCCTCGCGGGTGGGGCGCCGGTTGTCTCCGACGGTGGGCCCATCGCGGGGATCGGTGTCGCGGGTGCGCCCTCGGGGGACCAGGATGAGAAGTTCGCCCAGGCGGGGGTCGCGACGCTCAAGTAG
- a CDS encoding ankyrin repeat domain-containing protein, which produces MQHTENNRTLLVAAAQGDADAVRAALAAGADVEARDAHRRTPLLLASLNDHVAAAEALVEAGADANAQDDRDDSAWLATGVTGSVEMMRALLPARPDLKVTNRFGGISVIPASERGHVDYVRAVLRETDIDVDHVNRLGWTALLEAVILGDGGRAHQEIVELLITAGASPDLPDGDGTTPLEHAERRGFTEIAGLLGAVR; this is translated from the coding sequence ATGCAGCACACCGAGAACAACCGAACGCTCCTCGTCGCCGCCGCTCAGGGCGACGCCGACGCCGTTCGGGCCGCCCTCGCGGCGGGCGCCGATGTCGAGGCCCGCGACGCGCACCGTCGTACGCCGCTCCTCCTGGCCTCCCTCAACGATCACGTCGCCGCCGCAGAGGCACTCGTCGAGGCCGGGGCCGACGCGAACGCCCAGGACGACCGGGACGACAGCGCGTGGCTCGCCACCGGTGTCACCGGCTCCGTGGAGATGATGCGCGCCCTGCTGCCCGCCCGCCCCGACCTGAAGGTCACCAACCGGTTCGGCGGCATCTCCGTCATCCCGGCCTCCGAACGCGGCCACGTCGACTACGTGCGCGCCGTGCTCCGCGAGACCGACATCGACGTCGACCACGTCAACCGGCTTGGCTGGACCGCCCTGTTGGAGGCCGTGATCCTCGGCGACGGTGGCCGCGCGCACCAGGAGATCGTCGAGCTGCTCATCACGGCGGGCGCGAGCCCCGACCTGCCCGACGGCGACGGCACGACTCCCCTCGAGCACGCCGAGCGCCGCGGCTTCACCGAGATCGCCGGCCTGTTGGGGGCCGTACGGTGA